DNA from Bos indicus isolate NIAB-ARS_2022 breed Sahiwal x Tharparkar chromosome 15, NIAB-ARS_B.indTharparkar_mat_pri_1.0, whole genome shotgun sequence:
gaggagccaGTTTCCTCCAGCTTCCCGCTTCCCGCTGGGACGataacaatgaaagtgaaagaggtggggcaggggccaggcctgGTTTCTTGTGCCCGGTTGCCCTGTGGCTGGGCAAGCCCCCTCCCCCTGGCCTCCACCACTCTGGCTCCTACGGGGACCTGAGGAGGCGATGCCCGAGGACCCGGCTCACAAGAGGTGGGCATTTGCAGCCTTTGCAGGGCCGGATCTGGAACTTCTCAGACGGCTCCTGTCTGCTTTTAAGTCTTAACCAAACCCCAGCCTGCGGGCTCCTCCTTCCtcaactccccccgccccccgcgcgcCCCCTCCAACTTGCGCTCCGAGAAGAGCGCACCCCACAGCAACACGGAGTAGAGCATCTCCCTGGACCCTTGGTGAAGCGATCCAAGGCGGGACTGGTGCTCCTTCCCCAGCATCTAAGGGTCGCTGAGAGTCTAGCGGGTCCTGGGAGGTGGAGTGGGGGGACGCGACGGGGTTCATCACTGCACCCTCCCGGGGCTGGCGGACAGAGCCGCACACCGGCTCGAACGCGGGCCCCAGGCCGGGACCTAGGACACACCCGGGGCTCTGTACCCTCTTCTGGTCTCCACCTAAGGTTCCGTGGCCGTGGAGGGAAACGGGCGTccagggggaaaaggggacagcaaaccggggctggggcCGATGGATCGCCAGATTGGGGCATGGGGAATGGGGTGCGGGGACCAGACGGAGGCCCGGGGCCGGGAGAGCCCGGGATCGGAGGATGGGGGGGCCCAGGAGAGCCGGGTGTCTGAGAGCCGAGGGCAGAGGCCGGGTGAGGCGAGGGTGTGGGGCGAGCGGCGGAAAGAGGGGGGTAGGGGcgcggggagggaggggaggcgggGACGCTGGGGTCGGGGGCGGCGCGGGcttgaggggagggggcggggcaggtCCTTCCTCGgtaggggggagggggcgggggcccaTGTGACCGGCTCAGACCGGTTCTGGAGACAAAAGGGGCCGCGGCCGGAGCGGGACAGCCCGGCGCGGGAGGGAGCGAAGCCGCGCGCGCGGGCAGCGAGCGAGTGAGCGTGCGGGGCTCCGGAGGGCGCGCGGCGGCTTTGGGCCCCCCAGCCGCTGCCCATCTGGGGTCCGGAGGCGGGGAGGGGGTCTGAGCTGCGTCCCGGGCTCCAGGAGGCCCCCGGGGAGATTCCTCCCGCTGTGCGCCCGGGCTGGCGGCGAGCGGCCAGCCCCCCCAAGTCCGCCGCAGTAGCAGCCCGACCCTTTGGGCCTGGCCTGGGAACTGGGGCAAAGTTGGGGGGGTGGTCCACTCCTGCGGCCCCCGGGGGGGACTCTTGTGACCCGTGCTCTCCCCTCAGGATGCAGCGCCGAAGCTTCCTCCTCCTCGCCCTTCTCGCCTTGCTGGCGCTCACCTCCGCGGTGGCCAAAAAGAAAGGTGATGCGGCGGGAGCGGGGGACTGAAAGGGGGCCGGAGGCCAGGTGAGGCCAGACCACAGGAAGGGTGAGTCCTGAGCTCTGTTCCCCGGCGTTGCAGACAAAATGAAGAAGGGAGGCCCAGGGAGCGAGTGTGCCGAGTGGACCTGGGGGCCCTGCACCCCCAGCAGCAAGGACTGCGGCGTGGGATTCCGCGAGGGCACCTGCGGGGCCCAGACGCAGCGCATCCGGTGCCGGGTGCCCTGTAACTGGAAGAAGGAGTTTGGAGGTGAGGTGGGGTCCCCGCGGAGGGTAGGCGGGGGCCCAGCTTCAAAGGCCCCTTCACAGGCTGCCCAGCCCTAACCTCCCGGGCTCTCCCGCCAGCCGACTGCAAGTACAAGTTTGAGACCTGGGGGGCGTGTGATGGGGGCACAGGCACCAAAGCCCGCCAAGGGACCCTGAAGAAGGCGCGATACAATGCCCAGTGCCAGGAGACCATCCGAGTGACCAAGCCCTGCAGCCCCAAGACCAAAGCCAAGGCCAAAGGTTAGCAAGGCGGGGTCGGTAGGGATGGGATTGTCACAGGTGGCTGCCCCCATCTGTGAAGGCAGTGAAGCTGCCGTTTTTGGATACTGGCCAGTGACTTCTTGATGTCTACACTGTCTTTCTATAGGCAGAGACCTTAGGTGGGTGGTACTGAGAGCTCTGCAGATGGAGTTTGGGAGGTTGAAACCCTGGCTCAAGTAAAGACCAAGTCAGTGGTTCTGTTGGAGCCTTTGGCTTAGGATCCAGGGCAGTGGGCCTGGAAGGGCCTGGCTTTGTCATTTCCCGCAGGTGGGGCAGTTTCTAGCTGGGAAGGACTTCTTTACTGCCTCTATCCCTTAGCTTCCTTCCTGACTCCTGACAGTCCTGGAGGCCAACCAGGCAGAGGGGCATATGCCCACTTCCCAGGTGAAGGGACTGAGGCTGTGTTCCAGGGCTGCTGGGAGTAGGACTGAGACTGGGAACTGGGAGGTTTTCTGATTTCCCAACGGAAGTCTAAGCTGGCGGAGTGAAGAGCGTCCCAGGGCATCACAATGGCTGCCCTGGCCCAGGGGCTTCCCGGCGGGCTGATGGAGAACCACCAGGGggcagaattttgttttctctaatgTGCGCGCTGCAGGGAAGGGTGGGGGGGTCTCCACTGGGTCACCCGAACCCTGCTAATGCagtgtttctttcttgttttatagctaagaaagggaaggaaaaggactAGCGGCCAGGCCCGGATGCCAAGGCACCCCGGCTTCACTCGGAGGCCCGGCCCACGCCCTCCCTCCACAGGCTCAAGATGTTACCCACCAGTGCCTTCTGCCTCCTCGTTAGCTTTATCAATCATGCCCTGCTTCTTCCCTTTCACTTGCCCACATCACCCCAAGTGCCCAAAGTGGGGAGGGACAAGGGATTCTGGGCAGCTTGAGCACCGCCCCCCTGCAAAGGTATTTGATTCCCCTGTacccacttttctttttcccctactGGATGCCATtactaagaaagaaataaaataaatatctttttgttCCCaataaaagcttttcttttaatatataaaagcCCCTTCCCAGGGAGTTTGCTGTGGTGATTTGTTGGAGGTGGGAgaatggaggagagagaggtaTGGAGGGAACAGTGGCTTTTGGGGGTTTGGCGGTGAGTGCTTCTCCAGAGCTCATGGAGAAAGAACGGTTATGAACATTTCTTCCAGGGGCCCCTCTTGACCCCTGGAAGGGTGCCCCCGGTCAAGTCCCCTGAGCCCTTCAGTCCTGTTTCTCCAGGGCcaggccaggggtggggagggaacccGGGGGCGATAGGACTGACTCCCCCATCTCAGTTTCCCCCAGGTCAGGATCTTTGGGTCCAGCCCTGCCCATCCCCCCTGCCCCCATCAAGGAAGACTCTTGGGATCAAATCCACCCCACCTGGGGGTTTCTCCCTGGTGACCCACCGAAGCATCCCTCATACTCCACAGAGGCCAGTGCGAATACCCCTCGCAGTCCCACCTTCACTACACATGACCCAGGACAAGCCCCCTCTTTGGGGAGAGGGTCAACTCCACAGAAGGATGGAACCGCTCAGCTCAGCCTAGGGTGGGAGGTGGCGGACCCCAGTTCCTGAGTGAACCCCTGATCTCCCCACTGGCCCATCCTGAATGTGACCCAGGCGTGCTATAAAGGGTATGTTCAGGGCCCACTCTGCCTGGCTTCCAGCCAGCCcagcccccacacccacccaACCAGAGCCTGGCTGAGTAGCTGCAGCAAGGGGAGTCTCTGCCCCTGGAGTGGCATTTAGGAGGAGGGGCCGAGCCTACATGCGGGATTGTCGGGGGCAGAAAGCACCGGTTACAGCAGAATAGGGGTCCCTCCCCTTCCATTCCCTTCCTGAGCCTCCTTTCCCAACCACTGGCCCTCTTGCTCCTCCCAAAGGAGGCTCTGCTCCCCTCCAGATGTCCCTTCTTTCAGCCATGCCAGCCAGTCACAGTGGGGCAAGGTGCCCAGGTAGGCCAGTGCCCCCCAGCTCCCTGAGGCAGGACAACAGAGATGGGTCAGACTGTCCGGCTCAGTCACCTTCTGGGGCTGATCCTCCTCGGCCTGAGCAGAGACCTGGTCTCGGAATCCAGCCAGAGCTTCTTCTGAGCCTCACAGGGTCTTGGGGACCTCAGTTCTCTTCGGAGAACCTGAACACTGAGAAGTGCCTCCAAATCTCTCCAGGACATCAGCTGAGCCACGTGGCCACCCGCACACGCACCAGCACCTCCAGTGGCACCCCTGCCTGCCTACCTGGCAGTGCCAATGTTTCGATACTGGCAGAGCAGCAGGTGCCGGAAGGTCTTTTTAAAGGTGGCGTTGCAGAGGGCGTAGCAGGCCGGGTTGATGGTGCTGTTGACGTAGCAGAGCCAGTAGCCGATGGACCACACGGTCTCGGGGATGCAGCTCTGGCAGAAGGTGTTCACCAGGACCATGACGTTGTAGGGTGTCCAGGTGAGGATGAAGGCCAGCAGGATGGCAAAGATGGTCCGAGTCACCTTGCGCTCCCGGGCCGCCATCTGCCGCTTCTTCCGCACCTGGCTGCGGGCGATGCTGGCAAACTTCCGGGCCACGTTGGCTGCCGGGCGCATGCCAGCCGGTGTGGCAGGCACGATCTCGATGGCCGTCACACACTCGTTGCCTGTCTGCTTCGTTACAATCTGGATCTTGGACCATTTGGAGGCCGGGTTGAGGGTCCGTGGCTGGAGGGGGCGTGCGGGTGTGGCCGGCGTGGTGGCCTCTGTGGTTGACAGCTCTGTGGGTGGGCGTTCCTTGGTGTTTTGGGTGGCGCTGCCCGAGCTGGACTCATTGGAGGTGTCCTTGTCGGCCATGGGGCGCGGCGGGGGTGGCAGCACAGGCGGAGGAGCCTCCTCTAGCTTCCCATTGCGCAGCTCGCCCCGAGCTGTGGTGTCTCCCGGGGGTGGTGGTTTCTTGACGCTCTGCTTCATCAGGGGGCTCTTGAGGAAGGCCAGGGTCTTGGCCTTCTTCTCCTTCGGGCCTTCGGGCCGGTGCTTGTGAACTCGGCTGCGACTGGCCAGGGAGATGTGGACGTAGAGCACCGTCATGATGACCACGGGCAGGTAGAAGGCGGCGATGGCCGTGCCGAAGGTCACCGCGGGGTTGGACAGAAACTGGATGAAGCACTGGTTGTCGGGCACCGTCCGCTTGCCCACCACGAACTGCCAGAACAAGATGGCAGGCGCCCAGAGCACGAAGGACAGGACCCAGGCGGCGGCGATCATCAGCCCCGCCATCTTGGTGGTGCGCCGGGCAGGGTAGGTGAGGGGCTTGGTGACGCAGAAGTACCGGTCAAAGCTGATGATGAGCAGGTTCATGACAGAGGCGTTGCTCACCACGTAATCCAGGGCCAGCCACAGGTCACAGACCACGGCGCCCAGGGGCCAGTAGCCCTTGATGATGTACACGGTGTAGAGGTTCATGGAGAAAGCGCCGATGATGAGGTCAGCACAGGCCAGGCTGAAGAGGAAGTAGTTGTTGACCGTCTGCAGCTGCCTGTTGACCTTGATGGACAGCATCACCAGGATGTTGCCCACAACCGTCACCAGGCTTAGGGAGCCTGTCACCGTGGCGATGAACACCATCTCCACTATCTCATAGCGGTTATGGGTTGACGTGACCAGGCGCACAGACTGGTTGCCCGAGCTGCCGTTGATCGGGGTGAAGTTTGCCATTTTGGACAGCGGCAATGGGCGGACAGTGTCTGGAACAAGAGAGGAAGGGGGTGAACTGTTGAAGCGCATGAGAGGCATGAGGTGAGGTGCCCTGGAGTCAAGGTGACAGAGGAGCAACATCGTCCTGCAGAACCTTAGAgaacccggtcccatcacttcctcctGTCTCCACTCATGCAGCATTTACTGGGTGCCTACTCTGtgcaaggggacgacagaggatgagatggctggatggcattactgactcaatgcacatgagtttgggtaaactctgggagttggtgatggacagggaggcctggcatgctgcagtccatggggtcgcaaagagtcggacaggactgagggactgaactgaactgaactctgtgcaAGTGCTGTTGTAGGCTCTGCGGTTACAGACATGAAGGAGACACACACAACCTCCCACTCTCATGGAGTTCACAACCCGATCGGGGGAGACATACAAACACATGGACAAGGAAAAAGCGCTAGAATGAAAACAAGGgcaggtgacagagaatgagtcAGAGAGGGGATGGGCAGTCAGAGCTGCAGAGAGTGGCCTCGGCGAGGGCGATGGCCGAGGCCCAGAGGCACGTGCGAGGTATGGACAGGAGGCCAGtatgggtggaggggtgggggcaagGGTGGTCCCTGACACCAGCACGTGCCTCAGGTCAGAGGTATTCCTTTATTCACCCTCtttgtcacttcttttttttttagatttttaaatgtttttaaattagaggataatcacaatattgtgctggttttttGCTATCCATCCACATGAATCAGCATTAGGTACATGTatgtcccttcccttttgaacttGGTCACTTCTTAACCAAAAGTTGCAGCGGGACTTGCCCACTAATCCCTATAGAAGGCACTGGGGACAAAGGCAAGAATATATACTACCAGCTAACGTGCATTGTCTACCAAGCACTTTCTATGCTTTTTGTAAGTATtaattcatttcatcctcacaacaaacCTAGGAAGTAGACgctgttatttatttgtttatcggTCGTggggcatggcatgtgggatcttagttccctgactagggatcagacccacaccctctgcagtggaagcatggagtcttaaccactgactgccagggaagtctcggACATTGTTATTTCTGactaacagatgaagaaaccgaggcCATAACCTGCCCAAGGCTCCATAGTTCCTGCAGCTCCTGTTGCTGTCCCAGAGCTAAGGGATCTGGCAGAGGGAGGCCCAAAGAGCCACAGGAGCCAGTGGTCCCAGAGGTGACCTGACCTGATCATGGAACAGGTGGCATGGAACCGGAAATTCCATGAGGAGGGGACAGTGCCACTGTGGCAGCCCCTCTCAGAgccctccctcagccccagggTGTGGGGGTGCAACGCAAGGGTAGCTGGGGTCTGTCTGTGAAGAATCAGAAGCCGAAAGGGCCCGTCCGCTGAGGCAAGACTCCCAGGGCTTCCCGGGGGCCAGTGCCCGATGGCCCCTGAAGGAGGAGCAAGTGGCCCAGAGGGACTGTGGCAGGGGCACCCGTGGCCAGCCCCCGAGGGTGCGCCTCGCCTGCCAGTGCACACCGGGCGCCCTCGCCGGAAGCCCCCAAGCCTGGGGCCTCTCCCTGAAGCCTCTTCGCgtccccccacctcctctccctccgtGTGAGGGAGGCCCACGCCCAGCGCGCTGTGCCAGGGCAGCCGTTCAGCCCAGCCTCCTTCACACCCGCCAACACGCACACCATTACACACGCACACGGGCCCATCACAGCCCTGCCAGCCCCGCAGCTCCCTGGCGTATATACGTAGTTCTGTGCGTCTGTGTGAGAGAGAGGCGGAGGAAGCGGGGTGTGGAGGAAGGAGCCCATGCCCCGCAGCCCAGGCTCCCAGGGTCTTAGTTGGGTGGCCATGCGCAAGCCACCTCGCCACCCTGCCCCTCCCGGTCTCCTTTGCAAAGTAGAGAGAGAGGCTGCCTGTCCTGGGACAGCCTCCCTCCCGGCAGCGATGCGGGTCAGCACCTCAACTGCCTCTCCAGCATGAACGTGCACTGGAGGCTGAAGCCAGGTGCCAGGGTGACCCCCCGTGCCCGCCCTCCCCTCCAAGCCCGGCTTCAGTCAGACGCCATCACAGCCCCAGCCTCCTGGCCTGGCAGTTTCAATCCTCACACCCAAATCCTTAGTTCACAGGAGAGGCTCAAAGCAGGGTGGTGCCACCCCCAAGGTGGCAGAAGAGTCAAGGGCAAAGACCAAGTACCATGCTCACAGACTCCAAAATAGAAGCTTGGGCACCACCTTCCGGGCGAGACAGGAGGCAGAGGCACCCAGCCTGGGGAGGCTGCCTTCTATAGGCACGTGCCGGCTGGCTGGTGAGGGCTGGGCCGGAATGGTTCATCCACCAGCCCCAGGGAAACCCTCACTTTAGACCTTCCCCCCAGCCCCCCGCCAGGGTCCAGACACAGGCCAGTGAGATAGGAATGGAGCTGGAGGTACCAAACAGGAAGCACATAATAGCTCTTGTTTATTGAGTGTGAACTATGAGGCAGGGATCCCTCTGAGCTTTTTATATAGATCATCGGGTTTAATCCTAACAGCAGCCGAAAAAGGCAGGTGCTGTAAGTGTCTTCATCTTACTGAGGTATCTTCTAACATGTGAGGATAATGTGAAttaacttgcctaaagtcaccCAGTGTGtaaggaggggtgggggcagaattagagcccgggagccacctTAACCCCAAGGTGCTACAACAGCCTCTTGTTTTTCTCTACTCTACCCTGcctcaggtggctcagcggttaaaagaatccatctgcaatataggagacaccagagacaggAGTTCGATaccaaggttgggaagatcctctggagaaggaaaagcaacccattccagtattcttacatggagaatcccgacggacagaggagcctggcgggctatagtccatggggtcacaaagagtcggacaggactgagcatacaGCACAGGGATGGATCAGGGGAGGCCTGGGTGTAGGGTCTCTTCTCATTCCCTGTGGGTTCCCTCTCTTAGCTTTCCCAGAGAAAAACAGATCTCTTATCTCCAGCTGAACAGCTTGtctccaatcaggtggccaagggtTTACTCGCCCTGGACCTGCTTGGGGAAGCAGCCAGCTGCAGACAGGTCTAGGCAAATACTTTTCCCTCTTCCCGCCCCAAATATCTTTCAGGGGGTCACCCGCAGACATTCCAACTTCAGCCTCTGCTGGGGTGCCTCTCTGGGATTCAGGCCCCGCGGGAACCTGGGGAGCAGCCGCCGCCCGGGGATGTGTGCACCGCTAGATGGCAATGTCGGTCCCTGGGTGCAGCTCCGGACCTAGAGCGGGTGGCCGCTATTCGCCCACCGCCCGCAAACTCCAAGAGCGACTGGGAATGCAGGGGAAGTCCCAGGCAGGGCCTCACaggggagggactaggggcaccTCGCCAGGCCCCGCCCCGGAGCTGCCTTGGGCTCCTCCAGGGGTTCCACAGTGGGAAGTTAAGGGCACCCGGTTCCATCCGGCACACTGTGAGGCATGGGTGGGCGGGAAGGCGAGTGCGAGTTCTGTTTGTGTGTGATCACTGGGGAGCGCGAGTAGAAGCTAGTAGCTGTCTGCATGTACTGTGTGTGCGCGCTGAGCCACGCCTGGATACCAGTGCGTCCCTGTGCGCGTGAGCATGCTCGCGCGGTGTGGACACGTgcatgtgcatgtctgtgtgtgcctgGAGTGCTGCGGCCTGGGGATGCACACGGTTCGGGTGTGCCTGCATCTGTGAGCCTGTGTACAGGAGCAAATGCCGGACCCACCGTGGGTCCTGTGGGTCCCGCCCCTGCCCGGAGGCTCAGCCCATACGTCGGCTGTCTGAGAAAGAAGAAGGTCGGCCAAGAACCCGGGTCTAGATCGCTCCCCGCCTGTGTATGGGGAAGCGTTCCCGGCTGCACCGCAAGACCGGACTACAATCTGAGTTGCCTGGGAGACCCCAGACGTGCGGGCGTCGTCTTAGCCCAGGGCCCCGCGGTGTCTGCGTCCCCGGCGTTGAGGTGCCAAGTCCCGGACTGGGACGGACTTTTGTCGAGGGGTTGCTGTTAGAGTCTCTCAACCTGACTTGCGGGACACTAGGTTCTGCTCATTGTGCCCACTGCGCAGATACCGCCAAAGGGCGCCCAGTCCGCGGGGCAGAAGGCTGCGAGAAGCACCTCCATAACTGGGAGGCCCGGCCGGGACTTGTGTAAGGCGTGTgtaagattctttcccatctcacACTCCTAACCCGCCGAAGAGGCACCGCCCGGCTCCAGCGGCTGGAGAGGGCATTCGGCCTCTCGAGCCCTGGACTGGGGTGGGCCTCGTTGGGAATTATTACTGGGCCCAACCGGAGACCACGTCCCCCCCCGACTCCCTGGTGGTCGAAGGGGCCCTGGCTCCCCCGtgccccaccctcccccaactCCCTGGAACGCAGTTCCTGCAGCCTCTGGGCGTGGGCACCTTGCTTTCCTGGGTCCTGGAGCCCCCCTTTCCCAGGCGCGGTGGGCTCGCATTCCCTGTACGCCAGGGCCAGGGGGCGGTGGAGGTgaagggcgggggtgggggtggggtgagtccTCGATTCCTAGGCGTTCAAGCTAGGGCTCCAGGAAGGCTGTGGTCTCTGCTGTGTCcctggggcaggagaggagaCTCAGGAGTTGCGGGGAGGAAGAAGGGGCGCAGGGGATTTGGCACCGACACTGCGCGTGACACTTCCGCCATGGGGCTCGGGGCTTGGTGCTGGACCTCCCAGTCTCTGAGCCTGGGCGACAAAGGAGGGGAGTCTTGGAGGGGGGAGGGCGCCAGGAGAGGGCAGGGGTGTTTTCCGTCAGAGTTCAAGGTCGCTGATGGAGGATTCGGTGGACTGGAGTGGGCTGGCGGCGCCGGGGTGGCGAGGAGACGGGCGGGAAAAAGCCTCTTTGGGGCTTCAGCGCCCGGCGCCCGGAagagctgccagtgcaggatgaAGTGCGGGGTCCCGCCCCCGACGGCTGCCCCGGGCTCCTGAGGGGCTGCGGGCGGGCAcacacaccatcaccaccaccgccGCCGCCCGACCTACTGCCTGTCCATTCCTTCCCGGAGGCGCACCTGGAGAAGCCTCCGAGCCACACTCCGGGCCTTTCTTCCAGCGGGCCCCTCACCCCCAGGCCTTCTGCAGCTCCCAGCACCAGGCTCGCCCCCAAAGCAGCCTGGGGCCCTGTCCTAGTCGGGCCCGCCTCGGGGAGCCTCCGAGGGTCCGCGAGCCACGCGTCCTTCTCTGCCCACCGAGTCCCCCGCCCCCGCGCCGCCGCGGAGTCACTTACCAGACACCTCCGCCCCGTTCCCCTCGCACCTGACAGACGGCGGGACTGGGGGGTGGCCCCGCGGGCCGGCGGGCGGGGCGCGCGGCCGGGccgcgggccgggggcggggacgGGGTGCAGAGGGGCGGCCCCTGCTCCGCCCGCAGCTCCCGGCGCTGTGGCTGAGACTCGCGCTCACGCTCGCACTTTTCCCTGAGCCGCGTGATGTCACGGGGAAGCAGCCAATCCTGGCGGGGCCGCGCCGCCCGCCCCGGGCCGGCCACCCAACGGGGACGCGCGGGGGGCACCACCCCGGGCGTCCGGGACCCCTACTACGCGCGCCCCTCCCTGGAGCCGGCCGGAGGCTCTCCACTCGGGCACTGTGGGGAGTGGGGCACCGCCTGCGGTCCCCAGCGCGGCTTAGCGGGGGGCGCTGCCCTCCcgggagcctgggggtggggtggggtggggtggggtgtccGCGTTGTCATGGGGACGCGGCGCCCCCTCGCGGGCTGGGAAGGGAGCTGGCAGCCCCGTCTGGCTGCGCTCCCGCCCCCGCTCTGACCAAGCACTGGGGACGGGGAGGGGGTCTCGTGCCCCGCCCGGGTCTCTCTCCTCACACCGCCCGGCTCGCAGTGGACCACTGGGGCGCGAGTGTTTGACCCTAACAGGAGGttatgggtgggtgggtgggttccGTCGGGGCAAAGAGCCGAGGGCCGACTGTTTCGAGCCTCGAGACGGAGTATCGGCCGCCAGGCAGCCAGGGAAGAGGGGGCGCCGTCGGGGCCTGGAAAGGCGCTGGAGAGAGAAGCTAGGCGACAGTCCCTAGGGAGAGAGGAGCTGGCTTATCTCACGCAACCCCGCCCGACCCCCATTCTTGCCGCCCGGCTCCCTGCTCCCGCGCTCCAAGCCGGGGAGCGGGTGCGCGGCCTTTCTCCAGCCCCGGGGACGGGACGCGGCGCCCATCCGGCCTGGAGGGCAAGCTCTCCGATGCCTGTGAGGGAAATCCGAGTGCCCAAGGTCACCTGGGGTGGAACCCGGAACGAGACCCTCGAGGGAGAGAACTGCTGGTCTCTTGAGGTGTCCGGGAACCGCGCGGGCCGAAGCCCTGGGGCTCGGGGCCTTGCCTACCCCGGAGCGGGAGGGCCTGTTGGGGCGCTCGAGGGATGAGCGCTGGGAGGCTTCAGCACCTCGGAGAGCGCCACCTCTGCGCTGACCTCGGCGGCTCCGCTCCGCCTGCGGGGACCAGCGTTCCTGCCTCCCCCGAGACCGCCCTTCCTGCGGCCGGCCAAGGTCCGACTcgcccctcctccccccccccacccccccgccccac
Protein-coding regions in this window:
- the MDK gene encoding midkine isoform X1 codes for the protein MPEDPAHKRMQRRSFLLLALLALLALTSAVAKKKDKMKKGGPGSECAEWTWGPCTPSSKDCGVGFREGTCGAQTQRIRCRVPCNWKKEFGADCKYKFETWGACDGGTGTKARQGTLKKARYNAQCQETIRVTKPCSPKTKAKAKAKKGKEKD
- the MDK gene encoding midkine isoform X2, which encodes MQRRSFLLLALLALLALTSAVAKKKDKMKKGGPGSECAEWTWGPCTPSSKDCGVGFREGTCGAQTQRIRCRVPCNWKKEFGADCKYKFETWGACDGGTGTKARQGTLKKARYNAQCQETIRVTKPCSPKTKAKAKAKKGKEKD
- the CHRM4 gene encoding muscarinic acetylcholine receptor M4, whose amino-acid sequence is MANFTPINGSSGNQSVRLVTSTHNRYEIVEMVFIATVTGSLSLVTVVGNILVMLSIKVNRQLQTVNNYFLFSLACADLIIGAFSMNLYTVYIIKGYWPLGAVVCDLWLALDYVVSNASVMNLLIISFDRYFCVTKPLTYPARRTTKMAGLMIAAAWVLSFVLWAPAILFWQFVVGKRTVPDNQCFIQFLSNPAVTFGTAIAAFYLPVVIMTVLYVHISLASRSRVHKHRPEGPKEKKAKTLAFLKSPLMKQSVKKPPPPGDTTARGELRNGKLEEAPPPVLPPPPRPMADKDTSNESSSGSATQNTKERPPTELSTTEATTPATPARPLQPRTLNPASKWSKIQIVTKQTGNECVTAIEIVPATPAGMRPAANVARKFASIARSQVRKKRQMAARERKVTRTIFAILLAFILTWTPYNVMVLVNTFCQSCIPETVWSIGYWLCYVNSTINPACYALCNATFKKTFRHLLLCQYRNIGTAR